One segment of Thermococcus sp. AM4 DNA contains the following:
- a CDS encoding radical SAM protein, protein MGIKMSWEEFARSMGIEPQILENKEARLLKKFVMDLKVPTHCIGCQGLDLNNPNPVHHPSYELTPACNHDCIFCYSNVAVKLGKAPKPGYYGWERPKAITVSQYGEPLLSKRIVEVNRMLRERFPEARLDLQTNGSLLTEELWQKLDFDLVMISLDSSTREKHLKITNADTFDAVVNALRIVGSDESVRSAVRTIFMPGINDEDIPKIAEMASSLGIDEMMLQPLTIHELNVERLRKAGLDFDRAESVREFLKAAMEAKRYIDVRISGCQLVLYRRMDHLTLFSARRVARDVVPLVKRERNVT, encoded by the coding sequence ATGGGCATAAAGATGAGCTGGGAGGAGTTCGCGAGGAGTATGGGGATCGAGCCCCAGATTCTGGAGAACAAGGAGGCGAGGCTTCTCAAAAAGTTCGTCATGGATCTAAAAGTTCCGACCCACTGCATCGGTTGCCAGGGCCTCGATCTCAACAATCCGAATCCCGTTCATCACCCGAGCTACGAGCTTACTCCAGCATGCAACCACGACTGCATCTTCTGCTACTCGAACGTCGCCGTTAAGCTCGGGAAGGCACCGAAACCCGGCTACTACGGCTGGGAGAGACCGAAGGCAATAACGGTTTCGCAGTACGGGGAGCCACTGCTTAGCAAACGAATAGTCGAGGTGAACAGAATGCTCCGCGAGCGCTTTCCGGAGGCGAGGCTTGACCTCCAGACCAACGGCTCGCTCCTCACCGAGGAGCTCTGGCAAAAGCTCGACTTCGACCTCGTGATGATAAGCCTCGACTCTTCAACGAGAGAAAAGCACCTCAAGATAACCAACGCCGACACCTTCGACGCCGTCGTGAACGCCCTGAGGATAGTCGGTTCCGACGAGAGCGTCCGCTCGGCAGTTAGAACGATCTTCATGCCCGGGATAAACGACGAGGACATACCGAAGATAGCAGAGATGGCATCTTCCCTTGGAATCGATGAGATGATGCTCCAGCCCCTGACGATCCACGAGCTCAACGTGGAGAGGCTGAGGAAAGCAGGTTTAGACTTCGACAGGGCGGAGAGCGTGAGGGAATTCCTGAAGGCTGCGATGGAGGCAAAGAGGTACATCGACGTCCGCATAAGCGGCTGCCAGCTCGTTCTGTACAGGAGGATGGATCACCTCACCCTCTTCAGTGCGCGGCGTGTTGCGCGGGACGTTGTCCCACTGGTAAAAAGGGAAAGGAATGTAACGTGA
- a CDS encoding ATP-binding protein has protein sequence MNRWFSPRPRERVNELFGRETEVRRLINALESNSWVAVLGPRMAGKTSLAISSSREFAKRHGYSVVYIDLRNSTTLREATERILRNLPRGVIKKLEASLSSITIKGLEVRLKQNTSASGALEEALRSLKKTVIILDEVQKVREGLPQFLNVLSVAFNENPELLIVFSGSYAGLVKKLFSQTYSEGLYARQPIEITLNPWERNVAEEFLQKGLSECGIKISGIELEDILWELGTLPGWLSAYGLRRCLGDEHLKALYRVSESAVNEAKRELESLLEGRSPSAPMVVKLLSYGATWSELERTGISKRALHSLLNALMNDLYVVSKSQIGSRVVYRFTEPAYRKAALLISGG, from the coding sequence ATGAACCGATGGTTTTCCCCTCGTCCAAGGGAAAGAGTAAATGAACTTTTTGGCAGGGAGACTGAAGTTAGAAGACTAATCAATGCCCTCGAATCAAACAGTTGGGTCGCGGTTTTGGGCCCAAGAATGGCTGGAAAGACGAGCCTCGCGATTTCATCCTCTAGGGAGTTCGCAAAGAGACATGGGTATTCCGTCGTCTACATAGATTTGAGAAACTCAACGACCCTTCGAGAAGCCACCGAAAGAATACTTCGCAATCTACCGAGGGGAGTCATCAAAAAGCTTGAGGCTTCCCTCTCATCAATTACAATTAAGGGCCTTGAGGTCAGATTAAAACAGAATACCTCGGCATCTGGGGCACTTGAAGAAGCACTGAGAAGCCTAAAGAAAACCGTAATAATCCTTGATGAGGTACAGAAAGTCAGAGAAGGATTGCCCCAGTTTCTCAATGTCCTGTCAGTTGCCTTCAACGAGAATCCGGAACTGTTAATAGTCTTTTCGGGCTCGTATGCAGGACTCGTGAAAAAACTTTTCTCTCAAACATATTCGGAGGGGTTGTACGCACGGCAACCAATTGAAATAACGCTCAATCCCTGGGAGCGGAACGTTGCGGAGGAGTTCCTGCAGAAAGGACTCAGTGAGTGCGGAATAAAAATATCTGGAATAGAACTTGAGGACATTCTTTGGGAACTCGGAACCCTACCGGGCTGGCTCAGCGCTTATGGCTTAAGGCGCTGTTTGGGGGATGAACACTTAAAGGCCCTATACAGGGTCAGTGAAAGTGCCGTGAATGAAGCCAAACGGGAACTCGAGAGCCTGCTTGAAGGTCGGTCTCCAAGTGCCCCAATGGTTGTAAAGCTACTCTCATATGGGGCAACATGGAGTGAGCTGGAAAGAACAGGTATTTCAAAGAGGGCGCTTCATTCCCTCCTGAACGCCCTAATGAACGACCTATACGTTGTTTCAAAATCTCAGATCGGAAGTCGGGTTGTGTACCGTTTCACCGAGCCCGCATACCGGAAAGCGGCACTGCTGATTAGTGGGGGATGA
- a CDS encoding type II toxin-antitoxin system VapC family toxin yields the protein MIVIDANVLIDALFEGNPERRELALQFFRLIEGRSVYVPRIFIVEVLSVARRLGVRLDYRTLMGLIEDFNIKTEDELFNLAVYVSENIHPRAVDAYYIATAILTGGILVSNDKTMIKNSRNASIEAFYLLEEFEKLEEYLSSR from the coding sequence ATGATAGTGATAGACGCTAACGTGCTCATAGATGCCCTGTTTGAGGGGAATCCCGAACGCAGGGAGCTTGCCCTCCAGTTCTTCAGGCTGATTGAAGGGAGATCCGTCTACGTCCCCAGGATTTTTATAGTTGAAGTGCTCTCTGTGGCAAGACGACTCGGCGTTAGGCTGGATTACCGCACTCTGATGGGTCTGATAGAGGACTTCAACATAAAAACTGAAGACGAACTGTTTAACCTTGCGGTTTACGTTTCAGAGAACATCCACCCTCGCGCCGTTGATGCATACTACATAGCAACGGCGATTTTAACGGGAGGCATTTTAGTCTCCAACGACAAAACAATGATTAAAAACAGCAGAAACGCCAGTATTGAGGCGTTCTACCTGCTTGAAGAATTTGAAAAGCTTGAAGAGTACCTATCCTCCCGATAG
- a CDS encoding antitoxin family protein: protein MEEIEAIYENGVFKPLKKPHLRDNERVVLVIKEKVVTGDFLKKLETLSESLPKFKSPSKIIEEDRR, encoded by the coding sequence ATGGAGGAAATTGAGGCCATCTACGAGAACGGTGTATTTAAGCCCCTCAAAAAGCCTCATCTCCGCGATAATGAGAGGGTAGTGCTGGTCATCAAGGAAAAGGTGGTTACCGGAGATTTCCTTAAAAAGCTTGAAACGCTCAGCGAGAGTCTGCCAAAGTTCAAAAGCCCCTCTAAGATTATTGAGGAGGATAGGAGATGA
- a CDS encoding multidrug transporter produces the protein MIALIEYYARALTRGRFSLISFALQPLSFIFIVYVVSGGMFLNTALAGALVSFVVGVGVADLAIELVGMKTRSRFYDIIMSLPGSSWRKALGISIGMSVPALPYVVLLTVILAWRLGVWAFPRMLVAIVALWLWSAGIGFLLGVKGKEPVQVMRLSNLLVTGLTVFPPVYYPASVLPRWLAKILAFLPTVSASQVLSGTDGSISLVITLFWGALGMAFLIRFAGLEG, from the coding sequence ATGATAGCTCTGATTGAGTACTACGCGAGGGCGCTCACGAGGGGCAGGTTCTCGCTCATCAGCTTCGCACTCCAGCCCCTTTCCTTCATCTTCATAGTCTACGTCGTCAGCGGGGGAATGTTCCTGAACACCGCCTTAGCCGGTGCGTTGGTGAGCTTCGTCGTGGGAGTGGGGGTAGCGGATCTGGCGATAGAACTGGTCGGGATGAAAACCCGCTCGCGCTTCTACGACATCATCATGAGTCTGCCGGGGAGCAGCTGGAGAAAGGCCCTCGGCATCTCCATCGGAATGAGCGTTCCGGCTTTGCCCTACGTCGTCCTGCTAACGGTGATACTCGCCTGGAGGCTCGGAGTTTGGGCGTTTCCAAGGATGCTAGTGGCTATAGTGGCCCTGTGGCTCTGGAGCGCTGGGATTGGCTTTCTGCTGGGCGTTAAAGGGAAAGAGCCGGTTCAGGTGATGAGGCTCTCGAACCTACTCGTTACCGGTCTGACTGTCTTTCCGCCGGTTTACTATCCCGCGAGCGTCCTTCCGAGATGGCTTGCAAAAATTCTGGCGTTTCTTCCGACGGTGAGCGCCTCCCAGGTTCTTTCTGGGACAGATGGGAGTATATCTCTCGTGATAACTCTCTTCTGGGGAGCTCTCGGCATGGCTTTCCTCATCAGGTTCGCGGGGCTTGAGGGGTGA
- a CDS encoding ABC transporter ATP-binding protein → MLAVEAQGLSKFYGSKVALEGVSFSISEGEVVGVIGPNGAGKTTLIRILTCLLKPDSGEVRVFERKPCEAKELFALLPQDVKAHFYTLTPRDYVYHYLRMRGLGRREAQKKTEKALGEFEISYANEPVSTLSGGMMRKVLLAMVLSADARLYFLDEPTVGLDVESRLKLWEVLRERAKGATIVLTSHYLNEISGVCDRVLLLRNGRVEAFGRPEKIAGEYLRGLHSKVIAFGEVRLEGFLTRKAGRNTYVYTRSRAEEKEVVEALERAGVPFKVEELTIEDVFIAGGLDDSSD, encoded by the coding sequence ATGCTCGCCGTTGAGGCTCAAGGCCTTTCGAAGTTCTACGGTTCAAAGGTGGCCCTCGAGGGCGTTTCCTTCTCGATTAGCGAGGGCGAGGTAGTCGGCGTAATCGGGCCGAACGGTGCCGGAAAAACAACGCTGATACGAATTCTAACGTGCCTCTTGAAGCCAGACTCCGGGGAGGTCAGAGTTTTTGAAAGGAAGCCCTGCGAAGCGAAAGAGCTCTTTGCCCTCCTCCCGCAGGACGTTAAAGCCCACTTCTACACGCTCACTCCAAGGGACTACGTCTACCACTACCTCAGGATGCGAGGCCTTGGGCGAAGGGAGGCCCAAAAGAAGACCGAGAAGGCACTTGGGGAGTTCGAAATAAGCTACGCGAACGAGCCCGTCTCAACGCTCTCCGGGGGCATGATGCGGAAGGTTCTCCTCGCGATGGTTTTATCTGCCGACGCCAGACTTTACTTCCTCGACGAGCCGACCGTCGGCCTTGACGTGGAGAGCAGGCTCAAGCTCTGGGAAGTTCTCCGCGAGAGAGCCAAGGGGGCGACGATAGTTCTAACCAGCCACTACCTCAACGAGATATCGGGCGTCTGCGATAGAGTACTTCTCCTGCGGAACGGAAGGGTCGAGGCCTTCGGAAGGCCGGAGAAGATTGCGGGCGAATACCTAAGGGGGCTTCATTCAAAGGTCATCGCCTTTGGTGAGGTTCGCCTTGAGGGCTTCCTGACAAGAAAGGCCGGGAGGAACACCTACGTCTACACCCGCTCGAGGGCTGAGGAGAAGGAAGTCGTTGAGGCCCTCGAAAGGGCCGGTGTGCCCTTTAAAGTTGAAGAACTCACCATAGAGGACGTTTTTATTGCGGGTGGTCTCGATGATAGCTCTGATTGA
- the thsB gene encoding thermosome subunit beta, with protein MAQLAGQPVVILPEGTQRYVGRDAQRLNILAARIVAETIRTTLGPKGMDKMLVDSLGDIVITNDGATILDEMDIQHPAAKMMVEVAKTQDKEAGDGTTTAVVIAGELLKKAEELLDQNIHPSIIIKGYALAAEKAQEILENIAKEVSPDDVETLKKAAVTAITGKAAEEEREYLANIAVEAVRQVAEKVGDKYKVDLDNIKFEKKEGASVRETQLIKGVVIDKEVVHPGMPKRVENAKIALINDALEVKETETDAEIRITSPEQLQAFLEQEERMLREMVDKIKEVGANVVFVQKGIDDLAQHYLAKYGIMAVRRVKKSDMEKLAKATGAKIVTNVRDLTPEDLGEAELVEQRKVAGENMIFVEGCKNPKAVTILIRGGTEHVVDEVERALEDAVKVVKDIVEDGKILPAGGAPEIELAIRLDEYAKEVGGKEQLAIEAFAEALKVIPRTLAENAGLDPVETLVKVIAAHKEKGPTIGVDVFEGEPADMMEKGVIAPLRVPKQAIKSASEAAIMILRIDDVIAASKLEKDKEGKGGSEDFGSDLD; from the coding sequence ATGGCCCAGCTCGCCGGACAGCCGGTCGTTATTCTGCCCGAGGGAACCCAGAGGTACGTCGGAAGGGACGCCCAGAGGCTCAACATCCTCGCCGCGAGGATTGTCGCCGAGACCATAAGGACCACCCTCGGTCCGAAGGGTATGGACAAGATGCTCGTTGACAGCCTTGGCGACATCGTCATCACCAACGACGGTGCAACGATTCTCGACGAGATGGACATCCAGCACCCCGCTGCCAAGATGATGGTTGAGGTTGCCAAGACCCAGGACAAGGAGGCCGGTGATGGAACCACTACCGCCGTTGTCATCGCCGGTGAGCTCCTCAAGAAGGCTGAAGAATTGCTCGACCAGAACATTCACCCGAGCATAATCATCAAGGGTTACGCTCTCGCCGCCGAGAAGGCCCAGGAGATCCTTGAGAACATCGCCAAGGAGGTCAGCCCGGACGACGTTGAGACCCTCAAGAAGGCCGCCGTTACTGCCATAACCGGTAAGGCCGCCGAGGAGGAGCGCGAGTACCTCGCTAACATCGCCGTCGAGGCCGTCAGGCAGGTCGCCGAGAAGGTCGGCGACAAGTACAAGGTCGACCTCGACAACATCAAGTTCGAGAAGAAGGAGGGAGCGAGCGTTAGGGAGACCCAGCTCATCAAGGGTGTCGTCATCGACAAGGAGGTCGTCCACCCCGGCATGCCGAAGAGGGTTGAGAACGCCAAGATCGCGCTCATCAACGACGCTCTGGAAGTTAAGGAGACCGAGACCGACGCCGAGATAAGGATTACCAGCCCGGAGCAGCTCCAGGCCTTCCTCGAGCAGGAGGAGCGCATGCTCCGCGAGATGGTCGACAAGATTAAGGAGGTTGGAGCGAACGTCGTCTTCGTCCAGAAGGGCATCGACGACCTGGCCCAGCACTACCTCGCCAAGTACGGCATAATGGCCGTCAGGCGCGTCAAGAAGAGCGACATGGAGAAGCTCGCCAAGGCCACCGGTGCCAAGATCGTCACCAACGTCCGCGACCTGACTCCTGAGGACCTCGGTGAGGCCGAGCTCGTCGAGCAGAGGAAGGTTGCCGGCGAGAACATGATATTCGTTGAAGGCTGCAAGAACCCGAAGGCGGTAACCATACTCATCAGGGGCGGTACTGAGCACGTTGTTGACGAGGTCGAGAGGGCCCTTGAGGACGCCGTCAAGGTCGTCAAGGACATCGTCGAGGACGGCAAGATACTCCCGGCCGGCGGTGCCCCGGAGATTGAGCTCGCCATCAGGCTCGACGAGTACGCCAAGGAAGTCGGTGGCAAGGAGCAGCTCGCCATTGAGGCCTTCGCCGAGGCCCTCAAGGTCATACCGAGGACCCTCGCTGAGAACGCTGGACTCGACCCGGTCGAGACCCTCGTGAAGGTCATCGCCGCCCACAAGGAGAAGGGTCCGACCATCGGTGTCGACGTCTTCGAGGGCGAGCCGGCCGACATGATGGAGAAGGGAGTCATCGCCCCGCTCCGCGTCCCGAAGCAGGCCATCAAGAGCGCCAGCGAAGCTGCCATAATGATACTCAGAATCGACGACGTCATCGCCGCCAGCAAGCTCGAGAAGGACAAGGAGGGCAAGGGCGGAAGCGAGGACTTCGGTAGCGACCTCGACTGA
- a CDS encoding anaerobic ribonucleoside-triphosphate reductase activating protein has translation MLSSGWKSVSMVDVHGKVTFTLWLCGCNLRCPFCHNWRIAEGLDCFSLNRKALLDELEASAFLIDYFHVTGGEPLMQWRELSSLFAEVKLLDVPVSLNTNLTLVRPLEKLLKADLVDHIATDLKAPPALYGLPEKPAEKLWMLFLKGLEVVSDYGIPLELRIPVARGFDAWPYMEKGLKRVETDFYVVLNPLVGKPLTNPRDEKWCSEHCWPNGEVEALRERLEERGIDVHVNRFGTPMTPSSEGT, from the coding sequence ATGCTCTCGAGCGGATGGAAGAGCGTCAGCATGGTCGATGTGCACGGGAAGGTTACCTTCACGCTCTGGCTCTGCGGGTGTAATCTGAGATGCCCCTTCTGCCACAACTGGCGCATCGCTGAGGGTCTCGACTGCTTCTCCCTCAACAGAAAAGCCCTCCTCGACGAGCTTGAGGCGAGCGCGTTTCTCATTGACTACTTCCACGTCACAGGGGGCGAACCGCTGATGCAGTGGCGAGAGCTTAGCTCTCTCTTCGCGGAGGTTAAGCTCCTAGACGTTCCGGTAAGCCTCAACACGAACCTAACACTCGTAAGGCCCCTTGAAAAGCTCCTGAAGGCTGACCTGGTGGACCATATAGCGACTGACCTCAAGGCTCCTCCGGCACTATACGGTCTCCCCGAAAAGCCCGCGGAAAAGCTCTGGATGCTCTTCCTGAAGGGCCTTGAAGTTGTTTCGGACTACGGAATCCCTCTCGAACTCAGAATTCCTGTGGCGAGGGGCTTTGACGCGTGGCCTTACATGGAGAAAGGCTTGAAGAGAGTTGAAACGGACTTCTACGTTGTCCTGAACCCTCTCGTTGGAAAGCCCCTGACGAACCCGCGGGATGAGAAATGGTGCTCGGAACACTGCTGGCCGAACGGGGAAGTCGAGGCGCTCAGGGAAAGACTTGAGGAGCGCGGAATTGATGTTCACGTCAACAGGTTTGGAACACCAATGACACCAAGCTCCGAGGGAACATGA
- a CDS encoding anaerobic ribonucleoside triphosphate reductase, with protein sequence METVKRDIIQEYAGWSSLDVLENANRYPGPTGFFAYVMEESLKESISLVPKEGREAHFSGDIYIHKLPYSLYIPYCTGHSTARLLEKGLKTPTIVSRPARHFDTYVDHIANYLITMQHYFSGAQALSSVEWYAGPFIRKESLDRRKIRQQIQRLVYNLNYPTRIGLQTPFTNFTVTLDAPKKMLEGDHAVYAGEKVEPLGEYEREAKEFFIALTEVLREGDALGQPFTFPIPTLMVTAKMLWDDPEVFEEVFGTASKRGSFYWLNTNVVDPDASYAMCLYENENVLYRANGDIGVAPIQELFERFAGELESREDDGAEWYGVRDTVEVLAVDPKGEKVEWKPIKRFLKKEYGKAIRVHLSDGRSFVVSPDHPIPVLVKYDNSVRLMKAEELAKRSLGGYAYRIPVVLTEIEGEKAKLQLEDGREIDVNEDFGYFMGLFYGDGTFIRSSDMARRTREEKHREGYYLSGIQFSINSAEKDVKEFLVQFSINVLGREPKVKRDPRWESLTYVRIYDAYLARALYDEGVSGLSHEKRIPGVIWRAPAKVRRAFLKGLLHSDGYWRKGAWELHIKNRELAEGVLTLSAITGISAYFRENRDGSVVVYFPGSWGEEIGRPSEAVKHRVSGNLAWVTVLEAEEIEVGGTFYDVEVEGIHYFTHSSGVVTHNCCRIAIDKTEMAFAFGVSEKSAEEEALERLERGRFGGLWAMPDVTGSVNVTTVNLPKLALKAGGDDDKFWEEYERVLEVVRRTTDWFRERYVRLITAYRHMYSMIHLYLEEFPGSHFNTVGILGLPEAASIYLNEPKLWEEGTRKDWLRAAELMKEMVEFATVKAREWMKETGTPWNVEEVPGESAAAKLAIKDLREFPELKEYLSDPENPIYSTSVAPYYGSLELADRIRVEEKIQRSFTGGVMMHIFLGEEPDPGALAKLTKRLMRTELVYWSYTPAITVCNDCNYSTTGLHTHCPRCGSKNVEIWSRIIGYYRPLKNWNPFRKKEFWTRRHYSS encoded by the coding sequence ATGGAGACGGTAAAGCGTGACATCATTCAGGAGTACGCTGGCTGGAGCAGTCTGGACGTTCTCGAGAATGCGAACCGCTACCCTGGTCCGACCGGCTTCTTCGCCTACGTGATGGAGGAATCCCTGAAGGAGAGCATCTCGCTCGTCCCAAAGGAGGGCAGGGAGGCGCACTTCTCTGGAGACATTTACATCCACAAGCTCCCCTACAGCCTCTACATCCCCTACTGCACAGGCCACAGCACCGCGAGGCTACTCGAAAAGGGTCTCAAGACGCCTACGATTGTCTCCCGGCCGGCCAGGCACTTCGACACCTACGTCGACCACATAGCGAACTACCTCATTACTATGCAGCACTACTTCAGCGGTGCCCAGGCTTTGAGCTCGGTCGAGTGGTACGCTGGGCCGTTCATAAGGAAAGAAAGCCTGGACAGGCGTAAAATCAGACAGCAGATTCAAAGGCTGGTTTACAACCTCAACTACCCCACGAGAATAGGCCTTCAAACTCCCTTCACCAACTTCACCGTAACGCTCGACGCTCCCAAAAAGATGCTCGAGGGCGACCACGCGGTTTACGCTGGAGAGAAGGTCGAACCGCTCGGCGAGTACGAGAGGGAAGCCAAAGAGTTCTTCATAGCCTTAACCGAGGTTCTCCGCGAGGGGGACGCGCTCGGCCAGCCCTTCACCTTCCCGATTCCGACGCTGATGGTCACTGCCAAGATGCTCTGGGACGACCCCGAGGTATTTGAGGAGGTCTTCGGGACGGCGTCGAAGCGCGGGAGCTTCTACTGGCTGAACACGAACGTCGTTGACCCGGACGCGAGCTACGCGATGTGTCTGTATGAGAACGAGAATGTTCTTTACCGTGCTAACGGCGATATTGGAGTTGCACCCATACAGGAGCTTTTCGAGCGCTTTGCCGGTGAGTTGGAGTCCAGAGAGGATGATGGAGCAGAATGGTATGGAGTGAGAGATACTGTGGAGGTTCTTGCCGTTGACCCGAAGGGTGAAAAAGTTGAATGGAAACCTATTAAACGGTTCCTGAAAAAGGAGTATGGGAAAGCCATCAGAGTGCATCTTTCTGATGGGAGAAGCTTTGTGGTATCCCCAGACCATCCAATTCCCGTATTGGTCAAGTATGACAACAGTGTCAGACTCATGAAGGCTGAAGAGTTAGCCAAGCGTTCTCTCGGCGGATATGCATATCGCATACCGGTAGTTTTGACTGAGATTGAAGGAGAAAAGGCAAAGCTTCAGCTCGAAGATGGGCGTGAAATCGATGTCAACGAGGACTTTGGATACTTCATGGGGCTGTTCTATGGCGACGGGACGTTTATAAGAAGCTCGGACATGGCCAGAAGAACCCGCGAGGAGAAGCACAGGGAAGGATATTATCTCAGTGGAATACAGTTCTCCATAAACAGTGCGGAAAAGGACGTGAAGGAATTCCTCGTGCAGTTCTCGATAAACGTCCTTGGAAGAGAACCTAAAGTAAAGAGGGACCCGCGTTGGGAGAGTTTAACCTACGTGAGAATATACGATGCTTACCTCGCAAGGGCACTCTATGATGAAGGTGTAAGCGGGTTAAGTCATGAGAAGAGGATTCCCGGAGTAATCTGGCGTGCTCCGGCAAAGGTGAGAAGGGCCTTCCTGAAGGGCCTCTTGCACAGCGACGGCTATTGGAGAAAGGGTGCTTGGGAGCTCCACATAAAGAACAGGGAGCTTGCCGAGGGTGTCCTAACACTCTCGGCAATAACGGGAATCTCTGCCTACTTCAGAGAGAATCGCGATGGTTCTGTTGTCGTCTACTTCCCGGGTAGCTGGGGAGAGGAGATAGGGCGCCCTAGTGAGGCAGTAAAGCACCGTGTGAGTGGAAACCTTGCGTGGGTTACAGTCTTAGAGGCAGAGGAGATAGAAGTTGGGGGAACTTTCTATGACGTGGAGGTTGAGGGTATTCACTACTTCACCCACAGCTCTGGAGTTGTTACCCACAACTGTTGCAGGATTGCCATCGACAAGACGGAGATGGCCTTTGCCTTCGGTGTCTCCGAGAAGAGCGCCGAGGAGGAAGCGCTGGAGAGGCTTGAAAGGGGGCGCTTCGGCGGACTCTGGGCGATGCCCGACGTCACCGGCTCGGTGAACGTAACAACGGTAAACCTCCCCAAGCTCGCCCTTAAGGCCGGAGGAGACGACGATAAGTTCTGGGAGGAGTACGAGAGGGTTCTCGAGGTCGTGAGAAGAACAACGGACTGGTTCAGGGAGCGCTACGTGAGGCTTATCACCGCCTACCGGCACATGTACAGCATGATTCACCTCTACCTTGAGGAGTTTCCGGGGAGCCACTTCAACACCGTCGGAATCCTCGGCCTTCCGGAAGCGGCCTCGATTTACCTCAACGAGCCGAAGCTCTGGGAGGAGGGGACGAGGAAGGACTGGCTGAGAGCGGCGGAGCTGATGAAGGAGATGGTGGAGTTCGCAACTGTAAAGGCAAGGGAGTGGATGAAGGAAACCGGAACGCCCTGGAACGTGGAAGAGGTGCCCGGTGAAAGCGCCGCGGCGAAGCTCGCCATAAAGGACCTCCGCGAGTTCCCGGAGCTGAAAGAGTACCTCAGCGACCCGGAGAACCCCATTTACTCGACCAGCGTGGCGCCCTACTACGGCTCTCTGGAGCTGGCCGACAGGATAAGGGTTGAGGAGAAGATCCAGAGGAGCTTCACCGGGGGAGTGATGATGCACATCTTCCTCGGCGAAGAGCCGGACCCCGGGGCCCTGGCAAAGCTCACGAAGAGGCTCATGAGAACGGAACTCGTCTACTGGAGCTATACTCCCGCAATAACCGTCTGCAACGACTGCAACTACTCAACGACGGGCCTGCACACCCACTGCCCGCGCTGTGGAAGCAAGAACGTCGAGATATGGAGCAGAATAATCGGCTACTACAGACCACTCAAGAACTGGAACCCCTTTAGGAAGAAGGAGTTCTGGACGAGGAGGCACTACTCCTCCTGA
- a CDS encoding lipopolysaccharide assembly protein LapB, which translates to MDVKEEWEKALGEKDCEKLLELFDDYIDSIETEEELREELKRLGEVAVQCDDPYDLLHEIGHVYAHLDDVESAIELYKQVVERKKDDPEEYATALYYLADAYEHFGMPEKAIETYQKLLEHEENVLKNDREIALTLANLAVNYDELGETEKAIELMERAREIFERINDEKNRLISLLDLAHFHYELGDYDIAEALIKEVLRNPRDDEIEINAKLVEAEIHAGREDYDKAFKALREALLKAINVSDDIFGVVFDTLVDFIEGLFNENAYDTIAKNMEAFAELFEDDTRHFFRAIAELARWRAGDEEAKARFDELYAKVENEELRSILDEWKRPKLSLSLGL; encoded by the coding sequence ATGGATGTCAAAGAAGAGTGGGAGAAAGCTTTGGGCGAGAAGGACTGCGAGAAACTGCTCGAGCTCTTTGACGATTACATCGACTCGATAGAGACCGAGGAGGAGCTCAGGGAAGAGCTCAAGAGGCTCGGGGAAGTGGCGGTTCAGTGCGACGACCCCTACGACCTGCTCCACGAGATTGGACACGTTTACGCTCACCTCGACGACGTCGAGAGCGCGATAGAGCTCTACAAGCAGGTCGTTGAGAGGAAGAAGGACGACCCCGAGGAGTACGCGACGGCGCTCTACTACCTCGCCGATGCCTACGAGCACTTCGGAATGCCCGAGAAGGCGATAGAGACTTACCAGAAACTCCTCGAGCACGAGGAGAACGTCCTGAAGAACGACAGGGAGATAGCACTGACCTTGGCGAACCTCGCGGTGAACTACGACGAGCTCGGCGAGACCGAGAAGGCCATAGAGCTGATGGAGCGTGCGAGAGAGATATTCGAGCGCATAAACGACGAGAAGAACAGGCTCATAAGCCTCCTCGACTTGGCGCACTTCCACTACGAGCTCGGGGACTACGACATCGCCGAGGCGCTGATTAAGGAAGTCCTCAGGAATCCGCGCGACGACGAGATTGAGATAAACGCCAAGCTTGTCGAGGCCGAGATTCACGCTGGCAGGGAAGACTACGACAAAGCCTTCAAGGCCCTCCGCGAGGCCCTGCTCAAGGCAATCAACGTGAGCGATGATATATTCGGCGTCGTTTTCGACACGCTGGTTGACTTCATCGAGGGGCTGTTCAACGAGAACGCCTACGACACGATAGCAAAGAACATGGAGGCCTTTGCCGAGCTCTTCGAGGACGACACAAGGCATTTCTTCAGGGCGATAGCCGAGCTGGCGCGCTGGCGCGCCGGAGACGAGGAAGCCAAGGCTCGCTTCGACGAGCTTTACGCGAAGGTGGAAAACGAGGAGCTCCGCTCGATACTCGACGAGTGGAAGAGGCCGAAGCTGAGCCTGAGTTTGGGGCTTTGA